One Glycine max cultivar Williams 82 chromosome 6, Glycine_max_v4.0, whole genome shotgun sequence DNA segment encodes these proteins:
- the LOC113001854 gene encoding protein MAIN-LIKE 2-like — MASSSSSSSGIHIKSGPIDGDVLWLQPKHVSEHVWNGEPDRKLHIRRAVPIYQGQEEIPEEIIPLLRQSGFYWIMKMGYLKINSSLITALIERWRPETHTFHLRCGEATITLQDVSVLLGLHTEGAPLIGQTNLYWAELCEELLGVRPQEGELQGSVVKLSWLAHHFSEINIHDGNVEQLQRFTRAWILRFIGGVLFVDKSSSKVSLRYLQFLRDFEQCSTYAWGPAVLAYLYREMCSATDYKIKSIGGMCILIQMWAWERCTTLAPKRTPPIMENKPLGHRWLRRGNQHIGNDDLIVFRRKLDIMKRHEVTRSSCIC, encoded by the exons ATGGCATCTTCATCCTCATCTTCATCTGGTATACACATTAAGTCTGGTCCAATAGATGGAGACGTTTTATGGCTGCAACCTAAACATGTTTccgaacatgtttggaatggagaACCAGACAGGAAGTTACATATCAGACGAGCTGTACCCATCTATCAAGGACAAGAAGAAATACCAGAGGAAATTATTCCTCTGCTTCGCCAATCAGGATTCTATTGGATAATGAAAATGGGGTACCTGAAAATTAATTCTTCATTAATTACAGccttgattgaaagatggaggcccgagACACACACGTTTCACTTGAGATGCGGAGAGGCTAcgattactcttcaagatgtgTCAGTGTTGTTAGGTCTTCATACTGAGggggcaccattaattggtcaGACTAATCTTTATTGGGCTGAATTGTGTGAAgaattattgggagtcagaccacaggaaggtgaacttcaaggcagtgtggtcaaattaagttggctggctcaccatttttcaGAAATAAATATCCATGACGGGAACGTAgaacaattacaaaggtttacccgtgcatgGATCCTCAGATTCATAGGAGGAGTTCTatttgttgacaaaagcagCAGTAAAGTTTCCCTAAGGTACCTCCAATTTTTACGGGACTTTGAACAGTGCAGCACGTATGCATGGGGACCTGCCGTGCTTGCTTATTTatacagagagatgtgcagcgccactgattacaaaataaaatcaatcggaggtatgtgcatcttaatccaaatgtgggcatgggaacgctgcacgactttggctccaaagagaACTCCTCCTATAATGGAAAACAAACCACTCGGACAcag gtggctgcgacgtggaaaccaacatattggcaatgatgatctaatagttttccgtcgcaaattggatatcatgaaacgacatgaggtaaCAAGATCATCAtgtatttgttaa